A stretch of Bacteroidales bacterium DNA encodes these proteins:
- the argJ gene encoding bifunctional glutamate N-acetyltransferase/amino-acid acetyltransferase ArgJ, translating into MSNKSVNTNDLLNNITSVKGIKCWGAHTGIKSMRRDLAIIFSEAPANASATFTLNDVVAEPVKLTRKHLHDNRAQAVVVNSGNANACTGEQGYEGAEAMAQTTAEGLEIDKELVVVASTGLIGGTFPTEDIVTGIKENIPKLSNSPKAGSFAANAILTTDTFAKEGHLSFDLDGKEVNIAGIAKGSGMIHPNMATMLCFIFTDAAIDKSLLDETVKKAVETSFNMITVDGDTSTNDMVVVLANGMAENNEIKSKDDPNFKIFEEHLSEMMLHLAKLIISDAEGASKFIEYKITNADSYQTAKKLARTISDSLLVKTAMFGRDPNWGRIIMAAGNAGIHFDVSQVDLYIGNEKELIRILDKGVPVDFDRNLMKKMLRESHIRVHLSLNRGEAEAVAWGSDITTDYVMFNSVYTT; encoded by the coding sequence ATGAGTAACAAATCGGTAAATACCAATGATCTTCTGAATAACATTACCAGTGTTAAAGGAATAAAGTGCTGGGGAGCCCACACCGGAATCAAATCCATGCGGCGGGACCTGGCCATCATTTTTTCCGAAGCTCCTGCGAATGCTTCAGCTACATTCACATTGAATGATGTAGTAGCCGAACCGGTAAAACTGACCAGGAAACACCTTCATGATAACCGGGCACAGGCTGTTGTTGTTAATTCAGGTAATGCCAATGCATGTACGGGAGAACAAGGCTACGAAGGAGCAGAGGCCATGGCTCAAACCACTGCCGAGGGCCTCGAAATCGATAAAGAGTTGGTGGTGGTGGCTTCAACCGGCTTGATCGGTGGAACATTTCCCACGGAAGATATTGTGACGGGAATTAAGGAGAATATTCCCAAGCTTTCCAATAGCCCTAAAGCAGGAAGCTTTGCCGCAAATGCCATATTAACCACGGATACTTTTGCCAAAGAAGGACACCTTAGTTTTGATCTGGATGGAAAAGAGGTGAATATCGCCGGAATTGCCAAAGGCTCCGGGATGATCCATCCGAATATGGCTACCATGCTGTGTTTTATTTTTACCGATGCGGCTATTGATAAAAGCCTGCTGGATGAAACCGTCAAAAAGGCAGTGGAAACATCCTTCAATATGATTACCGTAGATGGGGATACTTCAACAAATGACATGGTGGTGGTTTTGGCAAACGGAATGGCTGAAAACAATGAGATCAAATCGAAAGATGACCCCAACTTTAAGATTTTTGAAGAGCATCTCTCGGAGATGATGCTGCATCTGGCTAAACTGATTATATCGGACGCCGAAGGCGCTTCCAAATTTATTGAATACAAGATAACAAACGCTGATTCATACCAGACAGCCAAAAAGCTGGCCCGCACCATTTCAGATTCCCTGCTTGTCAAGACGGCGATGTTCGGGCGCGATCCGAACTGGGGAAGGATCATTATGGCTGCAGGAAATGCAGGAATTCATTTTGACGTATCTCAGGTTGATCTTTATATAGGCAACGAGAAAGAGTTGATCCGGATACTGGATAAGGGTGTACCGGTAGATTTCGACCGGAATCTGATGAAGAAAATGCTGAGGGAGTCTCACATCCGGGTACATCTCAGTCTGAACAGAGGAGAGGCTGAAGCCGTAGCCTGGGGATCGGATATTACCACGGATTATGTTATGTTTAACTCAGTTTATACGACTTAA
- the dinB gene encoding DNA polymerase IV: MDAFYASIEQRDNPELKGKPVAVGKGSERGVVSAASYEARKYGIHSAMSSKIARQKCPGLIFVPGRMDVYKAVSREFMEIFFDYTDLVEPLSLDEAFLDVTENKKNIDSATRIAKEIRERIREKTGLTASAGVSINKFLAKIASDYDKPDGLYVIPPEKAEEFVAELPVEKFHGVGSVTAEKMHQLGIHTGADLKQKSLAWLNKYFGKVGLHYYNISRAIDEREVNPERIRKSVGTERTFDKDLQTRFEIITALYHIEKELMKRMERSASYGKTLTLKVKFSDFKQITRSKTLPETIHNFNLLHNTTKEIFNHLDFGDKKIRLLGLSVSQLNNERKEQPIQLEFDF; the protein is encoded by the coding sequence ATGGATGCTTTCTATGCCTCTATTGAGCAACGGGATAATCCGGAACTGAAGGGAAAGCCTGTTGCGGTTGGTAAAGGCAGTGAGCGGGGAGTAGTATCCGCAGCGAGCTATGAAGCAAGGAAATATGGCATTCATTCTGCTATGTCTTCTAAAATAGCCAGACAAAAATGTCCCGGCTTAATTTTTGTGCCGGGCCGAATGGATGTGTATAAAGCTGTATCAAGGGAGTTCATGGAGATTTTCTTTGACTATACCGACCTGGTGGAACCCCTTTCTCTGGATGAAGCCTTCCTGGATGTCACCGAAAACAAGAAAAATATCGATAGTGCAACCCGTATTGCTAAAGAAATCAGGGAAAGGATCCGCGAAAAGACAGGGTTAACGGCTTCAGCCGGTGTTTCCATAAATAAATTCCTGGCCAAGATTGCCTCTGACTATGATAAACCGGACGGATTGTATGTCATTCCACCCGAAAAAGCCGAAGAATTTGTCGCTGAGCTTCCCGTAGAGAAATTCCACGGAGTAGGCAGCGTAACCGCTGAAAAGATGCACCAACTCGGCATTCATACGGGTGCTGACTTGAAACAAAAATCCCTCGCGTGGCTTAATAAATATTTTGGCAAAGTGGGGTTGCATTATTACAACATTTCCCGTGCCATCGATGAAAGGGAAGTCAACCCCGAGCGCATCCGAAAGTCGGTAGGTACCGAACGTACTTTTGATAAAGACCTCCAAACCCGTTTTGAGATCATTACAGCCTTATATCATATTGAGAAAGAGCTTATGAAGAGAATGGAGCGTTCCGCATCATATGGCAAAACCCTCACATTAAAGGTGAAGTTCAGCGATTTTAAGCAAATAACCCGCAGTAAAACCCTCCCGGAAACCATCCATAATTTTAATCTCCTTCACAATACCACCAAAGAGATATTCAATCATCTGGATTTTGGAGATAAGAAGATCAGATTGTTGGGGCTTTCAGTTTCTCAGTTAAATAACGAGCGTAAAGAACAACCCATCCAACTGGAATTTGATTTTTAG
- a CDS encoding N-acetyl-gamma-glutamyl-phosphate reductase, whose product MKKVAIIGATGYTGSELVRILAFHKQIQIELITSETYQGKKFSDIHPQFQGICDIELSSAEDIGNYHPDLVFLALPHGVSMEYVKKWKDHPFKIIDLSGDFRLSSPNSYYEWYNIEHSYPEGFKEAVFGLPELYREHIAESALVANPGCFPTGAILGAYPLLKEGLIQPQRIFVDAKTGVTGAGVKPKTVTHFPNVNDNFKAYGLKSHRHTIEIQEILTESSGEKSTVQFTPHLLPVDRGILTSIYAIPAGKISDEEVKALYQRYYIEEPFIRLRDKPPEIKQVRGTNYTDIAAYFDERTGNILVFTAIDNLVKGAAGQAVQNMNLMLGFEEKEALDLIPIMP is encoded by the coding sequence ATGAAAAAAGTAGCGATCATAGGGGCCACAGGATATACAGGGTCGGAGCTGGTGCGAATCCTGGCTTTCCATAAGCAGATTCAGATAGAGCTCATTACATCGGAAACTTATCAGGGTAAGAAGTTTTCCGACATCCATCCTCAATTTCAGGGAATATGCGATATTGAATTAAGCTCTGCAGAGGATATCGGAAATTACCATCCGGACCTGGTTTTTCTGGCATTACCCCATGGAGTGTCTATGGAATATGTAAAAAAATGGAAAGACCATCCGTTTAAGATCATTGATCTTTCGGGGGATTTCAGGCTCAGCTCTCCGAATAGTTATTATGAATGGTATAATATAGAACACTCCTACCCTGAAGGTTTTAAAGAGGCCGTTTTTGGTCTTCCGGAATTATACCGGGAACATATTGCAGAGAGCGCACTTGTGGCCAATCCCGGTTGTTTCCCTACCGGTGCGATCCTGGGTGCTTATCCACTGCTAAAGGAAGGTTTGATTCAACCTCAGCGGATATTTGTGGATGCGAAAACCGGCGTAACAGGAGCCGGAGTGAAGCCCAAAACAGTGACCCATTTCCCCAATGTGAACGATAATTTTAAAGCATACGGTTTGAAAAGCCACCGCCACACCATTGAAATACAGGAAATATTAACCGAATCATCGGGGGAGAAAAGTACCGTTCAGTTTACCCCCCATCTTTTGCCTGTAGACCGGGGCATTTTGACTTCCATTTATGCCATTCCTGCAGGAAAAATATCGGACGAAGAAGTAAAAGCATTATACCAGCGTTATTATATAGAGGAGCCTTTTATCAGGCTTCGTGATAAGCCTCCTGAAATCAAGCAGGTAAGGGGTACCAATTACACGGATATAGCCGCTTATTTTGATGAAAGGACGGGCAATATTCTGGTATTTACGGCCATTGATAATCTTGTTAAAGGAGCTGCGGGGCAGGCTGTTCAAAATATGAACCTTATGCTGGGATTTGAGGAGAAGGAAGCCCTTGATTTGATCCCAATCATGCCGTAA